The following proteins are encoded in a genomic region of Streptomyces sp. SLBN-31:
- a CDS encoding GvpL/GvpF family gas vesicle protein codes for MSGLRYVYAVCRPFGTPLQAQLKGVAGDPPRMLSHHGLIAVVSHVPERDFAEEPLRRRLEDLDWLTETARAHQSVIDALTVVTTPLPLRMATVFRDDSGVRVMLEEREEEFRRILDRLQGRVEWGVKVYAETEPQQSEAAPAAKPASGRDYLRQRRMRVHANEDMWQRTEEFANRLHSTLSAFAEDSRMHAPQNPALSGVSGRNVLNAAYLVPRQDSEEFVELVDRTKDETHADSAGIRVELTGPWAAYSFAGEEA; via the coding sequence ATGAGCGGACTTCGCTACGTCTACGCCGTCTGCCGCCCCTTCGGCACGCCACTGCAGGCACAGTTGAAGGGGGTGGCCGGGGATCCGCCCAGAATGCTGTCCCATCACGGCCTGATCGCCGTGGTCAGCCACGTACCGGAGCGGGACTTCGCGGAGGAGCCGCTCCGCCGCCGTCTGGAGGACCTGGACTGGCTGACCGAGACCGCGCGGGCCCACCAGAGCGTGATCGACGCGCTCACCGTCGTCACCACCCCGCTGCCTCTGCGGATGGCCACCGTCTTCCGCGACGACAGCGGGGTGCGCGTGATGCTGGAAGAGCGCGAGGAGGAGTTCCGGCGCATCCTCGACCGGCTGCAGGGCCGGGTGGAGTGGGGCGTCAAGGTGTACGCCGAGACCGAGCCGCAGCAGAGCGAGGCCGCCCCCGCGGCCAAGCCCGCGTCCGGGCGGGACTATCTGCGCCAGCGCCGGATGCGCGTGCACGCGAACGAGGACATGTGGCAGCGCACGGAGGAGTTCGCGAACCGGCTCCACAGCACGCTCTCCGCCTTTGCCGAGGACTCGCGGATGCACGCCCCGCAGAATCCCGCGCTGTCCGGGGTTTCGGGCCGTAACGTACTGAACGCCGCCTATCTCGTGCCCCGGCAGGATTCCGAGGAATTCGTGGAACTGGTGGACCGGACGAAGGACGAAACCCACGCGGACAGCGCCGGAATACGGGTGGAACTCACCGGACCGTGGGCCGCCTATTCCTTTGCGGGGGAAGAAGCATGA
- a CDS encoding gas vesicle protein: protein MTVVERREIALVDLLDRLLAGGVVIKGDITLRIADVDLVRIDLNALISSVNEQVPSPWGELL, encoded by the coding sequence ATGACGGTAGTGGAACGCCGGGAGATCGCCCTCGTGGACCTGCTCGACCGGCTGCTGGCCGGCGGCGTCGTCATCAAGGGCGACATCACCCTGCGCATCGCGGACGTCGACCTGGTCCGCATCGACCTCAACGCCCTGATCAGCTCGGTGAACGAACAAGTTCCCTCGCCCTGGGGAGAGTTGCTATGA
- a CDS encoding gas vesicle protein K produces MTARSNRLDLEPDTVERDLVKLVLTVVELLRQLMERQALRRFDTGDLSEEQEERIGLTLMLLDDRMTELRDRYGLRPEDLNLDLGPLGPLLPRE; encoded by the coding sequence ATGACAGCCCGGAGCAACCGGCTGGACCTGGAACCCGACACGGTCGAACGCGACCTCGTCAAACTCGTCCTGACCGTGGTGGAGTTGCTGCGCCAGCTCATGGAACGCCAGGCGCTGCGCCGCTTCGACACGGGCGACCTCAGCGAGGAACAGGAGGAGCGGATCGGGCTCACGCTCATGCTCCTTGACGACCGCATGACCGAACTGCGCGACCGCTACGGACTGCGGCCCGAGGACCTGAACCTGGACCTCGGGCCGCTGGGACCGCTGCTGCCGCGCGAATGA
- a CDS encoding hydrophobic protein → MIAVLLVLLLALILFGAGFALKALWWIALAVLVVWLLGFLVRGTTAAGGRGRWYRW, encoded by the coding sequence ATGATTGCCGTCCTTCTCGTATTGCTCCTGGCGCTGATTCTTTTCGGCGCGGGATTCGCACTGAAGGCACTCTGGTGGATCGCTCTGGCGGTTCTCGTGGTGTGGCTGCTGGGCTTCCTGGTACGCGGCACCACAGCGGCCGGTGGCAGGGGCCGCTGGTACAGGTGGTAA
- a CDS encoding class I SAM-dependent methyltransferase: MSKPQETAVYTHGHHESVLRSHTWRTAANSAAYLLGSLKPHMRILDIGCGPGTITADLAALVPNGHVTGVDHAPGILDQARATASERGLTNIDFAVADVHALDYPDDTFCVVHAHQVLQHVGDPVRALREMRRVTKPGGFIAVRDSDYAAMTWYPASAGMDDWLELYRRVARANGGEPDAGRRLKSWALRAGFTDITATSGTWTYSTPQERQWWSGLWADRTLESAYAERATEGGHATREQLRAVSDAWREWGAREDGWFAVLHGEILCRKDA; this comes from the coding sequence ATGTCGAAGCCGCAGGAGACCGCCGTCTACACACACGGGCACCACGAGTCGGTGCTGCGCTCGCACACCTGGCGGACCGCCGCCAACTCCGCGGCCTATCTCCTCGGCTCGCTGAAGCCCCACATGAGGATCCTGGACATCGGCTGCGGCCCCGGCACCATCACCGCGGACCTGGCGGCCCTCGTCCCAAACGGCCATGTCACGGGCGTCGACCACGCGCCCGGCATCCTGGACCAGGCCAGGGCGACGGCGTCCGAACGCGGCCTGACCAACATCGACTTCGCGGTCGCGGACGTGCACGCCCTGGACTACCCGGACGACACCTTCTGCGTGGTCCACGCCCATCAGGTGCTCCAGCACGTCGGCGACCCAGTGCGGGCGCTGCGCGAGATGAGGCGGGTGACGAAACCCGGCGGGTTCATCGCCGTCCGCGACTCGGACTACGCAGCCATGACCTGGTATCCGGCCTCTGCGGGGATGGACGACTGGCTGGAGCTGTACCGGCGGGTGGCGCGTGCGAACGGCGGGGAGCCGGACGCCGGGCGCCGGCTGAAGTCCTGGGCGCTGCGGGCGGGGTTCACCGACATCACCGCCACCTCCGGCACGTGGACCTACTCCACACCGCAGGAGCGGCAGTGGTGGAGCGGGCTGTGGGCGGACCGGACGCTGGAGTCGGCCTACGCCGAGCGCGCCACCGAGGGCGGGCACGCCACGCGGGAACAGCTGAGGGCCGTCTCGGACGCCTGGCGGGAGTGGGGAGCACGGGAGGACGGCTGGTTCGCCGTACTCCATGGGGAGATCCTGTGCCGGAAGGATGCCTGA
- a CDS encoding histidine phosphatase family protein produces MRLLLIRHGQTPSNVEALLDTAVPGAVLTALGERQAAALPEALADEDIEALYVSTLVRTQLTAAPLAAARGLEPLVRDGIREVSAGDLEMLPGDSEHGLLYMKTVFAWAAGETELRMPGGESGTEALARYDAVVAEAAASGAGTVAMVSHGAAIRMWTAARADNVDVSFAADHPLRNTGVVILEGSPQDGWKALSWAGALVAPAGEGGPAGRPVDTE; encoded by the coding sequence ATGCGTCTGCTCCTCATACGCCACGGCCAGACCCCGTCCAACGTCGAGGCGCTGCTGGACACCGCCGTACCGGGAGCGGTCCTGACCGCACTCGGCGAGCGGCAGGCGGCGGCCCTGCCCGAGGCCCTGGCCGACGAGGACATCGAGGCCCTGTACGTCTCCACCCTGGTGCGCACCCAGCTCACCGCCGCCCCGCTGGCCGCCGCCCGAGGGCTCGAGCCGCTGGTGCGCGACGGCATCCGCGAGGTGTCGGCCGGTGACCTGGAGATGCTGCCCGGCGACTCCGAGCACGGGCTGCTGTACATGAAGACGGTCTTCGCGTGGGCGGCGGGGGAGACGGAGCTGAGGATGCCCGGCGGCGAGAGCGGCACGGAGGCGCTGGCGCGGTACGACGCCGTCGTCGCGGAGGCCGCCGCGAGCGGGGCCGGCACGGTCGCCATGGTCAGCCACGGCGCCGCCATCCGCATGTGGACCGCGGCTCGCGCGGACAACGTGGACGTGTCCTTCGCCGCCGACCATCCGCTGCGGAACACCGGCGTGGTCATCCTGGAGGGCTCGCCGCAGGACGGGTGGAAGGCGCTGTCGTGGGCGGGGGCGCTGGTGGCCCCCGCCGGAGAAGGCGGACCGGCCGGCCGCCCCGTCGACACCGAGTGA
- a CDS encoding ABC-F family ATP-binding cassette domain-containing protein, whose protein sequence is MGHLEAAHLEYYLPDGRALLGDVSFRVGEGAVVALVGPNGAGKTTLLRLISGELKPHGGTVTVSGGLGVMRQFVGSVRDDTTVRDLLVSVAPPRIREAAQAVDRAEHAIMTVDDEAAQLKYAQALADWAEARGYEAETLWDMCTMAALGVPYDKAQWRQVRTLSGGEQKRLVLEALLRGTDEVLLLDEPDNYLDVPGKRWLEERLKETRKTVLFVSHDRELLARAAEKIVSVEPGPAGADAWVHGGGFDTYHDARRERFARFEELRRRWDEKHAQLKKLVLNLRQAASISHELASRYQAAQTRLRKFEEAGPPPEPPREQDISMRLKGGRTGVRAVTCEGLELTGLMKPFDLEVFYGERVAVLGSNGSGKSHFLRLLAGEDVAHTGRWKLGARVVPGHFAQTHAHPELMGRTLLDILWQEHSQDRGAAMSRLRRYELTNQAEQGFDRLSGGQQARFQILLLELQGVTALLLDEPTDNLDLESAEALQEGLEAFDGTVLAVTHDRWFARSFDRYLVFGSDGRVRETPEPVWDERRVERVR, encoded by the coding sequence ATGGGACATCTGGAAGCCGCGCACCTCGAGTACTACCTCCCCGACGGGAGGGCGCTGCTCGGCGATGTGTCCTTCCGGGTCGGCGAAGGCGCCGTGGTGGCCCTCGTCGGACCCAACGGGGCCGGCAAGACGACCCTGCTGCGGCTGATCTCCGGCGAGCTGAAACCGCACGGCGGGACCGTCACCGTGAGCGGCGGCCTGGGCGTGATGCGGCAGTTCGTGGGATCCGTACGGGACGACACGACCGTGCGCGACCTGCTCGTGTCGGTGGCGCCGCCCCGGATCCGCGAGGCCGCGCAGGCCGTCGACCGGGCCGAGCACGCCATCATGACCGTCGACGACGAGGCCGCGCAGCTGAAGTACGCGCAGGCCCTCGCCGACTGGGCCGAGGCACGCGGCTACGAGGCGGAGACCCTGTGGGACATGTGCACCATGGCCGCACTCGGGGTGCCGTACGACAAGGCGCAGTGGCGGCAGGTGCGCACCCTGTCCGGCGGTGAGCAGAAGCGGCTCGTGCTGGAGGCGCTGCTGCGCGGCACCGACGAGGTGCTGCTGCTCGACGAGCCCGACAACTACCTCGACGTGCCGGGCAAGCGCTGGCTGGAAGAGCGGCTGAAGGAGACCCGCAAGACCGTCCTCTTCGTCTCCCACGACCGTGAACTCCTCGCGCGGGCGGCGGAGAAGATCGTGTCCGTGGAGCCGGGCCCGGCCGGCGCCGACGCCTGGGTGCACGGCGGCGGCTTCGACACCTACCACGACGCCCGGCGCGAACGCTTCGCCCGCTTCGAGGAGTTGCGCCGCCGCTGGGACGAGAAGCACGCCCAGCTCAAGAAGCTGGTGCTGAACCTCCGGCAGGCGGCCAGCATCAGCCATGAACTCGCCTCGCGCTACCAGGCCGCACAGACCAGGCTGCGCAAGTTCGAGGAGGCGGGCCCGCCGCCCGAGCCGCCGCGCGAGCAGGACATCAGCATGCGGCTCAAGGGCGGCCGTACCGGCGTCAGGGCCGTCACCTGCGAGGGCCTGGAGCTCACCGGCCTGATGAAGCCGTTCGACCTGGAGGTCTTCTACGGCGAACGCGTCGCCGTCCTCGGCTCCAACGGCTCCGGCAAGTCCCACTTCCTGCGGCTGCTGGCCGGCGAGGACGTGGCGCACACGGGAAGGTGGAAGCTGGGGGCGAGGGTGGTGCCCGGGCACTTCGCCCAGACCCACGCCCACCCCGAGCTGATGGGCCGCACCCTGCTCGACATCCTGTGGCAGGAACACTCACAGGACCGGGGCGCGGCCATGTCCCGGCTGCGCCGCTACGAGCTCACCAACCAGGCCGAGCAGGGCTTCGACCGGCTCTCCGGCGGCCAGCAGGCCCGCTTCCAGATCCTCCTGCTGGAACTGCAGGGCGTCACGGCCCTGCTGCTCGACGAGCCGACCGACAACCTCGACCTGGAGTCCGCCGAGGCGCTCCAGGAGGGCCTGGAGGCCTTCGACGGGACGGTGCTCGCCGTCACCCACGACCGGTGGTTCGCCCGTTCGTTCGACCGGTACCTGGTCTTCGGCAGTGACGGCCGGGTGCGGGAGACCCCGGAGCCGGTGTGGGACGAGCGGCGCGTGGAGCGGGTCCGGTAG
- a CDS encoding Vms1/Ankzf1 family peptidyl-tRNA hydrolase translates to MDLAFLHPLYEHPGPWASVYVDTSRHTEDTPHERHLTAVALARDLDRQGADQETCRAVRTALDELQHSSEPHGRALFARAGEVVLDPPLARPPMRDSAHWAPLPHTAPLLELAGEDPVCLVAYVDRKGADLELRSAMGREDAGSVTGRQWPVHRTSTVDWSERHFQLKVENTWEHNAAEIARALAACQEETRADLLILVGDDRERRSVHERLPQQLQALAVEAPHGTGSRLLDEDVENTRDEHVRRRAERELERFLSAREPDGEGHAGAVEGVPALVEAAREHRIDELLIRPDGPDAHREVWIGEDPDQLAVRRTDLKILGEQHSWAARADDALIRSAVATGAPALSVSAATDREVPVGGLGALLRWT, encoded by the coding sequence ATGGATCTCGCGTTTCTCCACCCACTCTACGAACATCCGGGGCCCTGGGCCTCCGTGTACGTCGACACCTCCCGGCACACGGAGGACACACCTCACGAACGGCATCTGACGGCCGTGGCGCTGGCCCGGGACCTGGATCGGCAGGGTGCGGACCAGGAGACGTGCCGGGCCGTCCGGACGGCCCTGGACGAGCTGCAGCACTCCTCCGAACCCCACGGCCGCGCCCTGTTCGCCCGGGCCGGCGAGGTGGTGCTCGACCCGCCGCTGGCCCGGCCGCCGATGCGGGACAGCGCCCACTGGGCGCCGCTGCCGCACACGGCACCCCTGCTGGAGCTGGCCGGGGAGGACCCCGTGTGCCTGGTTGCGTACGTGGACCGCAAGGGCGCGGACCTGGAGCTGCGCAGCGCGATGGGGCGGGAGGACGCCGGCTCGGTCACCGGCCGCCAGTGGCCGGTGCACCGCACGAGCACGGTCGACTGGTCGGAGCGGCACTTCCAGCTGAAGGTGGAGAACACCTGGGAGCACAACGCGGCCGAGATCGCCCGGGCGCTGGCCGCCTGTCAGGAGGAGACCCGCGCCGACCTGCTGATTCTCGTGGGCGACGACCGGGAGCGGCGGTCCGTGCACGAGCGGCTGCCGCAGCAGCTGCAGGCGCTGGCCGTCGAGGCGCCGCACGGCACGGGCAGCAGGCTGCTGGACGAGGACGTCGAGAACACCCGTGACGAGCACGTGCGCCGGCGGGCCGAGCGGGAGCTGGAACGCTTCCTGTCGGCGCGCGAGCCGGACGGCGAGGGTCACGCCGGCGCGGTGGAGGGGGTCCCGGCCTTGGTCGAGGCGGCCCGCGAGCACCGCATCGACGAGCTGCTGATCCGCCCGGACGGGCCCGACGCCCACCGCGAGGTGTGGATCGGCGAGGACCCGGACCAGCTGGCGGTGCGCCGCACGGACCTGAAGATCCTCGGCGAACAGCACTCCTGGGCGGCCCGCGCGGACGATGCGCTGATCCGGTCGGCGGTGGCCACCGGAGCCCCGGCCCTGTCGGTGTCGGCGGCGACGGACCGGGAGGTCCCGGTGGGCGGCCTGGGAGCCCTGCTGCGCTGGACGTGA
- a CDS encoding DUF6158 family protein has protein sequence MDEHDERDTTMTGVDVGRLDDQQLMKELETIHRTRHDTLLYGSSDALRAHNDRMAELEGEYLRRNPQRMVAAGRTREGARERRSGESMTPRS, from the coding sequence ATGGACGAACACGACGAGCGGGACACCACCATGACCGGAGTCGACGTCGGCAGGCTGGACGACCAGCAGCTCATGAAGGAGCTGGAGACGATCCACCGCACACGCCACGACACGCTGCTGTACGGCTCCAGCGACGCGCTGCGGGCCCACAACGACCGCATGGCCGAGCTGGAGGGCGAGTACCTGCGCCGCAATCCGCAGCGCATGGTGGCCGCGGGCCGCACCCGGGAAGGCGCCCGGGAACGCCGGAGCGGGGAGTCGATGACTCCCCGCTCCTGA
- a CDS encoding type 1 glutamine amidotransferase domain-containing protein: MRIAFLTAPEGVEQIELTDPWQAAKDAGHEPVLVSTKSGEIQAFNHLDKADTFPVDEVVGETSANSFGALVLPGGVANPDFLRMDDKAVSFVRDFFDQGRPVAAICHAPWTLVEADVVRGRVLTSWPSLRTDIRNAGGTWVDEQVKICDHGTNKLVTSRKPDDLKAFCDAFLHVFSEGAG, from the coding sequence ATGCGTATCGCATTCCTGACCGCACCGGAGGGTGTCGAGCAGATCGAGCTGACCGACCCGTGGCAGGCGGCGAAGGACGCCGGCCACGAGCCCGTGCTGGTGTCGACGAAATCCGGTGAGATCCAGGCGTTCAACCACCTCGACAAGGCGGACACGTTCCCCGTGGACGAGGTCGTCGGGGAGACCTCGGCGAACTCCTTCGGGGCTCTCGTCCTGCCGGGCGGGGTGGCCAACCCGGACTTCCTACGCATGGACGACAAGGCCGTGTCGTTCGTGCGGGACTTCTTCGACCAGGGCCGCCCGGTCGCCGCGATCTGCCACGCGCCCTGGACGCTGGTCGAGGCGGACGTCGTACGGGGGCGGGTGCTGACGTCCTGGCCGAGCCTGCGGACGGACATCCGCAACGCGGGCGGCACCTGGGTCGACGAGCAGGTGAAGATCTGTGACCACGGCACCAACAAGCTGGTCACCAGCCGCAAGCCGGACGACCTGAAGGCGTTCTGCGACGCCTTCCTGCACGTGTTCTCCGAGGGCGCCGGCTGA
- a CDS encoding diguanylate cyclase gives MSRGQAAEISATGVKVDVGDVTTRYLLYGLLPSWFVPGLADWAMHRRTRIEDTAGTKESLIHSLMMAEVGLPIALTLRYEVNPLLLAVQLGGAAVHEATALWDVRTAVESDREVKPVEQHIHSFLESLPFAALAALTCLHADQVRKLLRGGGGDPDAWRLVPRRRPLSRGYLAGIAAAIGTCVLLPYGEELVRCVRAGRRNKKRATGDEAEWRAPKGR, from the coding sequence GTGAGCCGGGGCCAGGCGGCGGAGATCAGTGCCACCGGCGTCAAGGTCGACGTCGGGGACGTGACGACCCGTTACCTGCTGTACGGCCTGCTGCCGAGCTGGTTCGTGCCGGGCCTCGCCGACTGGGCGATGCACCGGCGCACCCGGATCGAGGACACGGCGGGCACCAAGGAGTCGCTGATCCACTCGCTGATGATGGCGGAGGTCGGCCTCCCCATCGCGCTGACCCTGCGCTATGAGGTGAACCCTCTGCTGCTGGCGGTGCAGTTGGGCGGCGCCGCGGTGCACGAGGCGACCGCGCTGTGGGACGTGCGGACGGCGGTGGAGAGCGACCGCGAGGTCAAGCCCGTCGAGCAGCACATCCACAGCTTCCTGGAGTCCCTGCCGTTCGCGGCGCTGGCCGCCCTGACGTGCCTGCACGCCGACCAGGTCAGGAAGCTGCTGCGCGGTGGCGGCGGCGACCCGGACGCCTGGCGGCTGGTGCCGCGGCGGCGACCTCTGTCCCGTGGCTACCTCGCCGGGATCGCCGCCGCGATCGGTACGTGCGTGCTGCTGCCGTACGGCGAGGAGCTTGTGCGCTGTGTGCGCGCGGGCCGTCGGAACAAGAAGCGTGCCACCGGTGACGAGGCCGAGTGGCGTGCGCCGAAAGGACGTTGA
- a CDS encoding CBS domain-containing protein, with protein sequence MADFVREVMTPGVVAVRPDASLVEAAQLMRTQDIGDVLVADGQRIVGVLTDRDITVRAVAEGIDPLTVSARSVCTPDPVVIGPDDPVGTAVALMRTHAVRRLPVVEDGLPVGVVSLADLAVAEDPDSALAEIGRAEPTGGVTA encoded by the coding sequence ATGGCTGATTTCGTGAGGGAGGTCATGACGCCGGGCGTGGTCGCCGTCCGCCCCGACGCGTCACTTGTCGAGGCGGCGCAGCTGATGCGCACGCAGGACATCGGCGATGTGCTGGTGGCCGACGGACAGCGGATCGTCGGTGTGCTCACCGACCGCGACATCACGGTGCGCGCGGTCGCCGAGGGGATCGACCCGCTCACCGTGAGCGCGCGGTCCGTGTGTACGCCGGATCCGGTGGTGATCGGTCCGGACGATCCCGTCGGGACGGCCGTCGCGCTGATGCGCACGCACGCCGTTCGCCGTCTGCCGGTCGTCGAGGACGGGCTGCCGGTCGGTGTGGTGAGCCTCGCGGACCTCGCGGTGGCCGAGGACCCGGACTCGGCGCTGGCCGAGATCGGCCGGGCCGAGCCGACGGGCGGTGTCACCGCGTGA
- a CDS encoding DUF2795 domain-containing protein has translation MQRGSDRLSVHRDEEMKHELRGLLRSGHPTRTEEWHDPEPTADDDPEIAGGPIAPGGSAASLASVRTELARHLSRHAFPAGPRDLARAMRRSYAPDALVEPVERLPRTAKYTTVQQLAEALVESGRERQG, from the coding sequence ATGCAGCGAGGCAGCGATCGGCTGAGCGTCCATCGCGACGAGGAGATGAAGCACGAACTGCGGGGTCTGCTCCGCTCCGGGCACCCCACCCGGACCGAGGAGTGGCACGACCCCGAGCCCACCGCCGACGACGACCCCGAGATCGCCGGCGGCCCGATCGCCCCGGGAGGTTCCGCCGCGTCCCTGGCCTCGGTCCGCACGGAACTGGCCCGGCACCTGAGCCGTCACGCGTTCCCCGCGGGCCCCCGTGACCTGGCGCGCGCCATGCGCCGGTCGTATGCCCCGGACGCCCTGGTGGAACCGGTGGAGCGGCTGCCGCGTACGGCGAAGTACACCACGGTCCAGCAACTGGCCGAGGCTCTGGTGGAGTCCGGCCGGGAGCGGCAGGGATAG
- a CDS encoding isoprenylcysteine carboxylmethyltransferase family protein produces MDSLRSVLAVVVAVCVAVFVAAWLVGAVYFGVKRGSGAREAARDLRRTLPRRLALIAGAWLLGLLVRQTPGSWRHRLEFWQPELALLGAVLAVASTGWLLWARWVLGTMWASIPMVREHHELRTDGPYRMARHPIYTGILGLVTGAMAACGFGVWVLVLAVTVPWLLRRVRIEDGMMADRFGASYAAYRARVPALIPSLRPPRGVLRRADGHR; encoded by the coding sequence ATGGACTCGCTTCGCTCCGTACTCGCCGTGGTCGTCGCCGTCTGTGTCGCCGTGTTCGTCGCGGCGTGGCTCGTCGGCGCGGTCTACTTCGGTGTGAAGAGAGGCTCCGGAGCGCGGGAGGCGGCCCGCGATCTCCGCCGGACGCTGCCGCGCCGGCTCGCGCTGATCGCCGGCGCCTGGCTGCTGGGACTGCTGGTCCGGCAGACACCGGGGTCCTGGCGGCACCGGCTCGAGTTCTGGCAGCCCGAACTCGCGCTCCTGGGTGCGGTGCTGGCCGTGGCCTCCACCGGCTGGCTTTTGTGGGCGCGGTGGGTCCTGGGCACCATGTGGGCGAGCATCCCGATGGTCCGGGAGCACCATGAACTGCGCACCGACGGCCCGTACCGGATGGCCCGCCACCCCATCTACACCGGGATTCTCGGGCTGGTCACCGGCGCCATGGCGGCCTGCGGCTTCGGGGTCTGGGTGCTGGTCCTCGCCGTCACCGTGCCCTGGCTGCTGCGCCGGGTCCGGATCGAGGACGGCATGATGGCGGACCGGTTCGGCGCGTCCTACGCGGCCTACCGCGCCCGCGTACCGGCTCTCATACCCTCGCTCCGGCCGCCCCGGGGCGTTCTGCGACGGGCCGACGGCCACCGGTAG
- a CDS encoding thiamine pyrophosphate-requiring protein, which yields MSTKVSDHILQRLREWGVDHVFGYPGDGINGLLAAWGRAENQPRFVQSRHEEMSAFEAVGYAKFSGRLGVCVATSGPGAIHLLNGLYDAKLDHVPVLAIVGQTHRTAMGGSYQQEVDLHTLFKDVASDFIETVTVPEQLPNVIDRAIRTAYARRSPTAIIVPGDVQELDYSPPTHEFKMVPSSLGRSSWTAVPSEDSLQRAAEILNSGDKVAILVGQGAAGARAEVERIAEVLKAGVAKALLGKDVLSDELPYVTGSIGLLGTRPSYELMRDCDTLLTIGSSFPYTQFMPEFGKARGVQIDIDPHMVGMRYPYEVNLVGDAKATLERLIPMIDPARGPEWYDTVCDNVSRWREVMERRAQQSADPINPEYVTHALDALLPENAIVTSDSGSAANWYARHLTMRPGMRSSLSGTLATMGPGVPYAIGAKFAHPDRPAIALVGDGAMQMNGLAEMITAAKYRHAWEDPRLIVAVFNNRDLNQVTWEMRAMEGAPSFLPSQEIPDVQYAAFARSLGLTGVRVEKPEDVEAGWRAGLEADGPAVIEFLTDPAVPPIPPHATWEQMEATAASILKGDADRGSMIKQGLKAKVQEFLPGHDKK from the coding sequence ATGAGCACCAAGGTCTCCGACCACATTCTGCAGCGCCTGCGCGAGTGGGGGGTGGACCACGTCTTCGGCTATCCGGGCGACGGCATCAACGGGCTGCTCGCCGCCTGGGGCAGGGCGGAGAACCAGCCGCGGTTCGTGCAGTCCCGGCACGAGGAGATGTCCGCGTTCGAGGCGGTCGGCTACGCGAAGTTCAGCGGCCGTCTGGGAGTGTGCGTGGCGACGTCCGGACCGGGAGCGATCCACCTGCTCAACGGCCTCTACGACGCGAAGCTCGACCATGTGCCGGTGCTGGCGATCGTCGGCCAGACCCATCGCACGGCGATGGGCGGCTCGTACCAGCAGGAGGTCGACCTGCACACGCTGTTCAAGGACGTCGCCTCGGACTTCATCGAGACGGTGACGGTCCCCGAGCAGTTGCCGAACGTCATCGACCGCGCCATCCGCACCGCGTACGCCCGCCGCTCCCCCACCGCGATCATCGTCCCCGGTGACGTGCAGGAGCTGGACTACTCGCCGCCCACGCACGAGTTCAAGATGGTCCCCTCCAGCCTCGGCCGCAGTTCCTGGACGGCCGTTCCCTCGGAGGACTCGCTGCAGCGCGCCGCGGAGATCCTCAACTCCGGTGACAAGGTGGCGATCCTGGTGGGCCAGGGCGCCGCCGGAGCACGTGCCGAGGTCGAGCGGATCGCCGAAGTGCTGAAGGCCGGCGTCGCCAAGGCGCTGCTTGGCAAGGACGTCCTGAGTGACGAACTCCCCTACGTCACCGGCTCGATCGGCCTGCTGGGCACGCGTCCGTCGTACGAGCTGATGCGGGACTGCGACACCCTGCTGACCATCGGATCGTCCTTCCCCTACACGCAGTTCATGCCGGAGTTCGGCAAGGCGCGCGGGGTGCAGATCGACATCGACCCGCACATGGTGGGGATGCGTTACCCGTACGAGGTGAATCTGGTCGGCGACGCGAAGGCGACGCTGGAACGGCTCATCCCGATGATCGACCCGGCCCGCGGGCCCGAGTGGTACGACACGGTGTGCGACAACGTGTCGCGCTGGCGCGAGGTGATGGAACGGCGGGCTCAGCAGTCCGCCGACCCGATCAACCCGGAGTACGTCACCCACGCTCTGGACGCTCTGCTGCCCGAGAACGCCATCGTCACCTCCGACTCGGGTTCCGCGGCCAACTGGTACGCCCGGCATCTGACGATGCGGCCCGGCATGCGCTCCTCGCTCTCCGGCACGCTGGCGACGATGGGCCCCGGAGTGCCTTACGCGATCGGCGCGAAGTTCGCGCATCCGGACCGGCCGGCGATCGCGCTGGTCGGGGACGGTGCGATGCAGATGAACGGCCTGGCGGAGATGATCACGGCGGCCAAGTACCGCCATGCGTGGGAGGACCCGCGGTTGATCGTCGCCGTGTTCAACAATCGCGATCTCAACCAGGTCACCTGGGAGATGCGGGCCATGGAGGGCGCGCCGTCGTTCCTGCCCTCGCAGGAGATCCCGGACGTGCAGTACGCCGCGTTCGCCCGCTCCCTCGGGCTGACCGGTGTGCGGGTGGAGAAGCCCGAGGACGTCGAGGCGGGCTGGCGCGCGGGGCTCGAGGCGGACGGCCCCGCGGTGATCGAGTTCCTCACCGACCCCGCGGTCCCGCCGATCCCGCCGCACGCCACCTGGGAGCAGATGGAGGCCACGGCCGCGTCCATCCTCAAGGGCGACGCGGACCGCGGCTCCATGATCAAGCAGGGGCTGAAGGCGAAGGTGCAGGAGTTCCTGCCGGGGCACGACAAGAAGTAG